One stretch of Streptomyces hygroscopicus DNA includes these proteins:
- a CDS encoding excisionase, whose amino-acid sequence MADELLTVPEVMARLKIGRSTVYDLIRSRRLPSITIGRARRVPAAALRDFIDHQIVEAA is encoded by the coding sequence ATGGCTGACGAACTGCTCACCGTGCCGGAGGTGATGGCCCGGCTCAAGATCGGCCGTTCCACGGTCTACGACCTGATCCGGTCCCGGCGCCTGCCCTCCATCACCATCGGCCGCGCCCGCCGCGTCCCCGCCGCCGCACTTCGCGACTTCATCGACCACCAGATTGTCGAGGCTGCCTGA
- a CDS encoding SpdA protein — MRAYLARVDAVLVQAVIAAALSFAHLHDLASAAGQDGWKAWAYPVSVDLLLVAAWKRLRSGASKAAGWCWFVVALVASLGANVATAGLLDLGNVPAWLRILVAGWPAVAFLGGTLLAHTSAPLSNRDGSTTPQKRDRRPPAIRRTPHTRWQAGAVADPLETRTTRPGTQPSARSEANDSRSGEVPDTQPAVDEQADLIEDLAAPSSATVKLPPALVAHARKLADDHHARTGSPIDTDTLRARLGVPAPLADAIASRL, encoded by the coding sequence ATGCGCGCTTACCTGGCGCGGGTTGACGCGGTGCTCGTGCAAGCAGTCATTGCTGCCGCGCTGTCCTTTGCCCACCTGCATGACCTGGCCTCGGCGGCCGGACAGGACGGGTGGAAGGCGTGGGCCTATCCGGTCTCCGTCGATCTGCTGCTTGTGGCGGCCTGGAAGCGTCTCCGGTCGGGGGCGTCCAAGGCGGCGGGCTGGTGCTGGTTCGTGGTCGCCCTTGTCGCGTCGCTCGGGGCGAACGTCGCCACTGCCGGGCTGCTCGACCTGGGCAACGTACCGGCCTGGCTGCGCATTCTCGTCGCCGGATGGCCTGCTGTCGCCTTCCTCGGCGGCACGCTCCTCGCCCACACGAGTGCTCCGCTCAGCAACAGAGACGGCAGCACGACACCGCAGAAACGCGACCGGCGACCGCCCGCCATAAGGCGGACCCCCCACACGAGGTGGCAGGCTGGCGCGGTCGCCGATCCACTCGAAACCCGCACCACTCGGCCAGGTACCCAGCCGAGTGCACGGAGCGAAGCCAACGATAGCCGCAGTGGCGAAGTGCCCGACACGCAACCCGCTGTCGATGAACAAGCTGACCTCATAGAGGACTTGGCCGCACCAAGTTCGGCAACGGTCAAGTTGCCACCCGCCCTTGTCGCCCACGCGCGCAAGCTCGCCGACGATCACCACGCCCGTACTGGCTCGCCCATCGACACCGACACCCTGCGCGCCCGCCTCGGCGTTCCCGCGCCGCTGGCTGACGCCATCGCCTCCCGTCTCTGA
- a CDS encoding membrane protein → MAREPLRLVRATAQRARTAAVSPIRRFRRPSQTPSPAASPNAAAFDPSALDPTARPRPLVRAAGLAAVTVLGAWIGLLVVGSVHISVGPMDTRMALRPSLTGGTKINVAPLGALELDSHHAPLRLDVDVDRLDPIRSQALVDHPERLSGLQDEVATDVTRGTLGLAFRSCVAVVFGATALGLAVYGRPRRALAAGGLALTLLTASGGAVYATWNPNSVLEPRYSGLLSSAPSVVGNARSIVSDFDVYQRELARLVTNVTQLYEATSTLPAYQPDPTTMRVLHISDVHLNPAAWHIVESLVRQYKVSVIIDTGDTMDHGTAAENGFLDPVSDLGAPYVWVRGNHDSASTQRYLAQRKGAHVVDHGEVINVAGLRIAGIGDPQFTPDRSSAAAGDAAEHSAGRRLAEAIRDRKATGAPVDIALAHNPIAARETDGTVPLALTGHVHHRRTEVLPGGTRLMTEGSTGGSGLRAVDDGTPDTVQASVLYLDRDTRRLQAWDEIDLGGLGLAKAEVSRHLPAENRPGATPTPTTP, encoded by the coding sequence ATGGCCCGCGAACCGCTCCGGCTGGTCCGTGCCACCGCTCAGCGCGCACGTACCGCGGCCGTCTCCCCCATTCGCCGCTTCCGCCGCCCCTCGCAGACGCCCTCCCCCGCCGCCTCCCCCAACGCCGCAGCGTTCGATCCCTCGGCGCTAGACCCCACCGCGCGCCCCCGCCCCCTCGTCCGCGCCGCCGGGCTGGCCGCCGTGACCGTCCTCGGCGCCTGGATCGGACTGCTGGTGGTCGGCAGCGTCCATATCTCCGTGGGCCCCATGGACACCCGGATGGCGCTGCGGCCGTCCCTCACCGGCGGCACCAAGATCAACGTGGCCCCGCTCGGGGCACTCGAGCTGGACAGCCACCACGCTCCGCTCCGCCTGGACGTGGATGTGGACCGGCTCGACCCCATACGGTCCCAGGCCCTCGTCGACCACCCCGAGCGGCTCTCCGGACTGCAGGACGAGGTCGCGACCGATGTCACCCGCGGCACCCTCGGCCTCGCGTTCCGCTCCTGCGTCGCCGTCGTCTTCGGCGCCACCGCGCTGGGCCTGGCGGTCTACGGCCGCCCGCGCCGGGCGCTGGCCGCCGGGGGGCTCGCGCTCACGCTGCTGACCGCCTCCGGGGGCGCCGTATACGCGACCTGGAACCCCAATTCCGTCCTGGAGCCGCGCTACTCCGGGCTGCTCTCCAGCGCCCCCTCGGTGGTCGGCAACGCGCGCAGCATCGTGAGCGATTTCGACGTGTATCAGCGGGAGTTGGCCCGGCTGGTGACCAATGTCACCCAGCTCTACGAGGCGACCTCGACGCTCCCCGCGTATCAACCCGATCCAACCACCATGCGGGTGCTGCACATCTCGGACGTCCATCTCAATCCGGCCGCGTGGCACATCGTGGAATCGCTGGTGCGGCAGTACAAGGTCAGCGTGATCATCGACACCGGCGACACGATGGACCACGGCACCGCCGCCGAGAACGGCTTCCTCGACCCCGTCTCCGACCTCGGCGCCCCCTATGTCTGGGTGCGCGGCAACCACGACTCGGCATCGACCCAGCGCTACCTCGCCCAGCGCAAGGGGGCGCATGTGGTGGACCACGGCGAGGTGATCAACGTCGCCGGGCTGCGGATCGCGGGCATCGGCGATCCGCAGTTCACCCCCGACCGTTCGAGCGCGGCCGCCGGTGACGCGGCCGAGCACAGCGCCGGGCGGCGACTGGCCGAGGCGATCCGGGACCGCAAGGCCACCGGCGCCCCGGTCGACATCGCCCTCGCCCACAACCCGATCGCCGCCCGGGAGACCGACGGCACGGTGCCGCTCGCCCTCACCGGCCATGTCCATCACCGCCGTACGGAGGTGCTCCCCGGCGGCACCCGGCTGATGACTGAGGGGTCGACGGGCGGCAGCGGGCTGCGCGCGGTGGACGACGGCACACCGGACACGGTGCAGGCTTCGGTCCTCTATCTGGACCGGGACACGCGACGGCTCCAGGCGTGGGACGAGATCGATCTGGGCGGTCTGGGCCTGGCGAAGGCCGAGGTCAGCCGTCATCTGCCCGCCGAGAACCGCCCAGGGGCGACGCCGACACCCACCACTCCGTAA
- a CDS encoding replication initiation protein, translating into MPALLRQLSGLGGCTNPIRLDGHRTEHHLNRDTGEIGRILRHLDSNELPAGQLLVRCNNRRTTRCPACAETHRRDTFHLITAGLRGGKGTPEEVATHPRVFATFTAPSFGPVHNRPTGPAGTMRPCQCGVRHDQDDDALGTPLAPDSYDYESAVLWNAHAGLLWRRFSIYLRREVAKRAGLTQRAFRNYARLSFAKVAEYQKRGAVHFHAVIRLDGPEGGDTPPPAWATTDLLTDAIRAAAAKAEVKGPMIDGGAHRFAFGSQLDVRPIRGPELDGGTALTDRAVAAYIAKYATKGAETATGTLDRPIRLIAELAQIDVPEHTRRLIRTAWALGARKDLEHLRLRAWAHMLGFRGHFSTKSRRYSTTLGALREARAAWRRAQAAATDSGPDETTLVLAHWVYAGTGLTPAEEWLTATITPAPGTEGEPTHG; encoded by the coding sequence ATGCCCGCACTGCTCCGCCAACTCTCCGGCCTCGGCGGCTGCACGAACCCCATCCGCCTCGATGGCCACCGCACCGAACACCACCTCAACCGCGACACCGGCGAGATCGGCCGCATCCTCCGACACCTGGACTCCAACGAGCTGCCCGCCGGGCAACTCCTGGTCCGCTGCAACAACCGCCGCACCACTCGGTGCCCGGCCTGCGCCGAGACCCACCGCCGCGACACCTTCCACCTCATCACCGCCGGACTACGCGGCGGGAAGGGCACTCCGGAAGAGGTCGCCACTCATCCCCGGGTCTTCGCCACCTTCACCGCGCCCAGCTTCGGCCCCGTCCACAACCGGCCCACCGGCCCGGCTGGCACGATGCGCCCGTGCCAGTGCGGCGTCCGCCACGACCAGGACGACGACGCGCTTGGTACGCCGCTGGCCCCGGACAGCTACGACTACGAATCCGCGGTGCTCTGGAACGCTCACGCTGGCCTGCTGTGGCGGCGCTTCTCGATCTACCTGCGGCGGGAGGTCGCCAAGCGCGCCGGACTCACGCAGCGGGCCTTCCGCAACTACGCCCGGCTGTCCTTCGCCAAGGTCGCCGAGTACCAGAAACGCGGCGCTGTCCACTTCCACGCCGTCATCCGGCTCGACGGCCCGGAAGGGGGCGACACCCCGCCGCCAGCCTGGGCCACCACCGATCTGCTGACCGACGCGATCCGCGCTGCCGCAGCCAAAGCAGAGGTGAAAGGGCCGATGATCGACGGCGGGGCCCACCGCTTCGCCTTCGGCAGCCAGCTCGACGTACGGCCCATTCGCGGGCCCGAGTTGGACGGCGGAACGGCACTGACCGATCGGGCGGTCGCCGCGTACATCGCCAAGTACGCCACCAAGGGCGCCGAAACCGCGACCGGGACCCTCGACCGGCCGATACGCCTCATCGCCGAACTCGCCCAAATCGACGTCCCCGAACACACCCGCCGCCTCATACGCACCGCTTGGGCCCTCGGCGCCCGCAAAGACCTGGAACACCTCCGGCTCCGCGCTTGGGCTCACATGCTCGGCTTCCGGGGCCACTTCTCCACCAAATCGCGTCGCTACTCGACCACTCTCGGCGCGCTCCGCGAGGCCCGCGCCGCCTGGCGGCGTGCCCAAGCGGCGGCCACTGACTCCGGCCCGGACGAGACCACCCTCGTCCTCGCCCATTGGGTCTACGCCGGTACCGGCCTCACCCCCGCCGAGGAATGGCTCACCGCCACCATCACCCCCGCCCCCGGAACGGAAGGAGAGCCAACCCATGGCTGA
- a CDS encoding Mobile element transfer, translating to MLRRFRNVIRIGPVRVGTANDQRGRVRHTAVCTAPRCDFSADYDTRAAAELAARTHRCPAY from the coding sequence ATGCTCCGCCGCTTCCGCAACGTCATCCGTATCGGCCCGGTCCGGGTCGGCACCGCGAACGATCAGCGGGGCCGGGTGAGGCACACCGCCGTGTGTACCGCTCCGCGCTGTGACTTCTCCGCCGACTACGACACCCGCGCCGCCGCCGAGCTGGCCGCCCGTACGCACCGCTGCCCTGCCTACTGA